GTCGAAGTCTTTCTCGAAATCGGTCAGCTTCTGGCTAAAACCGGAGAGCATGACCGGGCCCTTGGCTATGTCCATCGCGCCCTTTCGGGTTACCGCCGGCTGAATGACTCCAACGGAGTCTGCCGGAGCCTCCGGAATCTGGGCGTCATCTATATCGAACTTGGTGAGTTCGATGACGCCGAGACCGTTTACGAGGAGGCCATTGGAATCTCGCTCGAGAACAATTTCAGACTTCTCTACGCGGACCTTCACAATAATCTCGGGACCATCAAGAACATCAAGGGCGACTGGAAAGCCGCTCTTGATTGCTATTACAGGGCAAGAGAAGTATATGATCAGGAAGGTGAAGTCAGAAAAAGCGCCTATAATCTGAATAATATTGGAATCACCCTTATGGAGCAGGAGCAGTATGAAAACGCCCGCGACATCTTTCAGTCGGCTCTGGATGTGGCCGGGACCATTAAGGATGCTTCGCTCCTGCTGATTCTGAACATTAATCTGACTGACTTATCATTGAAAATGGGCGCTTTTTCCCGGGCCAAACAGTACCTGGATGCGGCCGAAGATTATTTCCTGAGAAAAAATTTGAAAAACGGGCAATTGGCCGAAGTCGGTAAGTTGACCGGGAAAATTGCCCTGCATGAACAGGACTTTGACAAGGCTCTTGATTGTTTCGACCGGGCTCTGGAACTCTGCGAGGAACTCGGCCTGCAATATCAACAAGCCGAAGTTCTTTTTGAAAAGGGAAACCTCTTTCTTATTACCGAACAGCATGTGGAAGCGCTCCAGGTGCTCGAATCCGCCTTTAAGCTTTTCCATCAACTTGATGTCACCGGGCGCGTCGAAAAAACCGAAAAACTGATCAGCTCTATCGAGGAGTTGTATCTCAGGATTTTTGAGGCTATGGCAGGCAAAGTCGATCAGAAGGATCCTTATACCAAGGGTCATTCCGATCGCGTGGCAAATATTTCTTTGATCCTGGCCCGAAGTCTGGGCCTCTCCGATCATGACATCAAGGCGGTTGTCGCCGGAGCACTGCTGCATGATATCGGAAAACTGAAGACCCCCGACGAGATCCTCAAAAAGACCGGTCGCCTGACCAGCGAGGAATATGAAGAAATCAAAAATCATCCCGATGCCGGCGTTCAACTCCTGTCCGGAATCACCCTTCCCTGGAATGTTATCCCGCTGATACGCTATCATCATGAAAAATATGACGGAACCGGATACCCGACCGGTCTTGCCGGCGAAGATATTCCGCTTGGCGCCAGAGTAATTTGCCTGGCCGATGTCTTTGATGCCCTGACATCGGAACGTCCCTATCGCGAAGCCTTCTCGCCCCGGAAGGCGCTGGAAGTAATGAAATTCGAAATGCTGGCCGCTTTTGACCGGCTCGGGCTGGAAACGCTCGACCGGCTGGTCAACAATGGCAAATTGGATAAAGTCATCAACCGGCATACTGATTCCGACGAGCTCTATAAAATTTGGGCGCAATGCCGGATAGATGCAGGCTATGAAGCCTGTCAGCCTAACGTCGCCGAACATGTTCCGGCATAGCCTTTTTCAGGCTCCGGAATTTCCATAATTACCGATTTTTTTGTCCGAGCCCATCATTTATATTTTGAAGGCCAAGCGCATTTCGAATATATTATCGGATGTGACCAAAAATGGACCCGAAAATAAGACTGATCCGGCCTGCCCCATGCCGTCGAAGTCGGAAACGGTAATTTATATCAAGGAGGGGCAACTCTGCCCCAATTGCCGTTTTGCCAAATTGATTCGGGAACCGGGGCGTATTATCCGCTGCCCGATTTGCGGCTGGGGCAATGCCGCCGGATGCACCTGATAACATTAGGTGCATCGCCGGTCGGCGATCGACCCCCCCTGCAATCACTGTTGACTGACAGGCATAAAAGACTTATCCTCAAATCGTATTTAAATAATTTTGCTTTTCGAGAATCGACTGTTGAGTATAAAATTAAACATCAAAACCGGCGACTTGCTCCTCCCCCCCAATTTGATGTCGCTGCTCCGCATTGCCCTGACCGCTCCGATCGCTTATTTTCTGGCACAAGACAGCGATGCCGGCGCCCTGACCGCCGCTGGCCTGCTTATCGCAGCCGGGGCCACCGATTTTCTGGACGGCCTGATGGCTCGCAAACTGAATCAAATTACCGCCATGGGACACATTCTCGACCCGCTGGCCGACAAACTTCTGGCCATTATATTGATCATCGAACTTATCATCTTCCGGGATTTCCCCATCTGGCTGGCCGTTGCCGTATTTCTCCGCGATTTGGTGATTCTGACCGCGGGCCTTAAAATTATAAGGGGCCGCCATGAAATCGCGGCCTCGAGTCTCAGTGGAAAATATTATTTCGCGTCACTGGCGATACTTCTGGGAAGCTATATTCTTCGTTTTGAGTTCGGCATAAATCTCTTCTTCTGGATCGTCCTGATATTCTTCACCATGTCATCGATCAATTACGGGCGAGCCTTCGCCGCGATCCTGCGCAACAAACGGATTCCGCAATTTAATGACCGGCCGATTTATGTCCGGATCCGGGGGATTCTTAATCTGTCTGTCTGGATCATCTTTCTCTATCGTTTATATACCGATATCCTGTCAAAATTTATCAGTACTATATAATCACTTCTAATGGGCATTGTTAGTATCGCAGCTTTCATAACTCGATAAATATAAGTCTGAACTGAAATCTCTCGTGCAAAAAAAAGACCGCTCATATGAGCGGTCTTTAATTCCTGTTCGATTTGCCGAAATTCTGCAAATAAAAAAACTATTTCTTCTCGGTCTCTTCTTTCTTTTCTTCGCCTTCGGCAGCACCCTCGGCAGCCTCGCCTTCAGCCGCTTCGCCTTCGGCGCCTTCACCGGCAGCCGCTTCGGCAACCTTGATGACTGTCGGCGGAACGACCGTCACAATCGTCCGCACCGGAGGGGTTAGAATATCCACTTTATCGAGCTGTATGTAGCTGACATGAATCGAGTCGCCAATCTCCAGCTTGGAGACATCCAGCTCTATCCTGTCCGGAATATCGATAGGCAGGCAGGCGATCTCGAGATCGCGAAGAATATGCTGCAATATGCCGCCCAGCTTGACCCCCTCGGGTGTTCCGGTAAGGTGCACGCGGACCGTCATATTGAGTTTCTTCTTCATGGAAACCTGATAAAAATCGACATGTTCATACCCGCCGGTTACCGGTTCCCTTTGCAGTTCGCGGATAATGACCTTGCGCGGCTCCTTCTCATCATTCAGATTAAGATCGATCAGTTTACCGGTGCCGCCCTGCGCACGCAGCAGAGCCGCCAGTTCTTTGATATTGATCGAAACCGGTTGCGCTTCCGTCTCCGGGCCGTA
The candidate division Zixibacteria bacterium HGW-Zixibacteria-1 genome window above contains:
- a CDS encoding 50S ribosomal protein L25; the protein is MDEIKLIAERRDGVGKGTARKLRARGLMPGVVYGPETEAQPVSINIKELAALLRAQGGTGKLIDLNLNDEKEPRKVIIRELQREPVTGGYEHVDFYQVSMKKKLNMTVRVHLTGTPEGVKLGGILQHILRDLEIACLPIDIPDRIELDVSKLEIGDSIHVSYIQLDKVDILTPPVRTIVTVVPPTVIKVAEAAAGEGAEGEAAEGEAAEGAAEGEEKKEETEKK